The following coding sequences lie in one Rutidosis leptorrhynchoides isolate AG116_Rl617_1_P2 chromosome 6, CSIRO_AGI_Rlap_v1, whole genome shotgun sequence genomic window:
- the LOC139856000 gene encoding uncharacterized protein isoform X2 produces the protein MVLVVGEGEEYLVTCLAGMKNLKSSSMVELSIYRIVVQGGNSVGCPSNAGAAGTFYDSVTRSLTVDNFNMTTDTDTLFMEVSYQPLMTNIFIQNFAKVSVPLLWSRIQVQGQISVLDGGILSFGLSQYALSEFEILAEELLMSDSIVKVYGALRMTVKMFLMWDAQLLIDVEGDKNVQNSFLEASNLIVLKGSSTIHSNANLGIHGQGLLNLSGPGDCIEAQRLVLSLFYGVNVGPGSVLRGPLENVTANAVTPKLYCNSQQCPDELLNPPDDCNVNASLSFTLQICRVEDILVQGVIRGSIVNFHRARTVTVESTGTISTSNMGCKGGIGRGEALSGGYGGSGGGYGGSGGYGCYNGTCIDGGHPYGDPNLPCFLGSGGGNKNNTDSTAGGGILVIGSSQHPLSSLSIDGSLGADGGSYVENIINKKHDVDDWFQGSGGGSGGTILVFLNALTVGNSGTVSSGGGRGSPNGSGGGGGGRIHFHWSHIPTGDVYQPVATVKGNISTWGGLSGDEGGDGETGSVTGKSCPKGLYGTFCEECPIGTYKNITGSEKELCFECPSNELPHRAYYTYIRGGTTETPCPYKCISDKYHMPNCYTALEELMDTFGGPWLFGLLLSGLLILLALVLSVARMKFVGFDESTGPGPTQGSQIDHSFPFLESLNEVLETNRVDQSQGHVHRMYFMGQNTFREPWHLPHTPPDQVIDIVYEGAFNRFVEDINALATYQWWEGSVYSILYFLAYPLAWSWQQWRQKLKLQRLREFVRSEYDHACLRSCRSRALYEGLKVAATSDLMLAYVDFFLGGDEKRSDLPPRLHQRLPLSLLFGGDGSYMAPFSLHSDNVVTTLMNQSVPPTTWYRFVAGLNAQLRLVRQGRLGVMFRTVVTWIETYANPTLKNYGIRVDLALFQATNGNSFQYGLLVSSVRVDGTIRSNNDITFQEDSTHDSREQKDSNQVHVVANDNNMTQKKSYIMVLDINSLKALKENRDVFFPLSFIIHNTKPVGHQDLVGLVISMLLLADFSLVLLTLLQLYSFSLAHVFLVLFILPLGILLPFPAGINALFSHGPRRSAGLARIYALWNITSLVNVVVAFICGYAHYSSQPSKTPSDVQAWTMEESEWWIFPVALVLCKCIQSQLINWHIANLEIQDRSLYSNDSAVFWQSS, from the exons ATGGTTTTGGTGGTGGGGGAGGGGGAAGAATATCTAGTGACGTGTTTAGCAGGCATGAAGAACCTAAAATCTTCGTCCATGGTAGAATTAAGCATTTATCGCATAGTAGTACAAG GTGGTAATAGTGTAGGCTGTCCATCAAATGCGGGTGCTGCAGGCACTTTTTATGATTCTGTAACCCGAAGCCTTACAGTTGATAATTTCAACATGACAACTGACACAGACACTCTTTTTATGGAGGTCTCTTATCAGCCTCTTATGACAAATATATTTATTCAAAATTTCGCCAAGGTTTCTGTTCCCTTGCTTTGGAGTCGTATCCAG GTTCAAGGGCAAATCAGTGTTCTGGATGGAGGTATTTTGAGCTTTGGATTATCACAGTATGCTTTGTCAGAATTCGAAATACTTGCAGAAGAGCTGTTGATGAGTGATTCGATAGTAAAG GTTTATGGTGCTCTGCGCATGACTGTAAAAATGTTCTTAATGTGGGATGCACAATTGCTTATTGATGTCGAGGGTGACAAGAATGTGCAGAATTCTTTTCTTGAGGCTAGCAATCTTATCGTTCTCAAG GGATCTTCTACCATACACTCAAATGCCAATCTTGGGATTCATGGACAAGGTTTATTGAACTTATCAGGCCCTGGAGACTGTATTGAAGCTCAACGTCTTGTTCTATCTTTGTTTTATGGTGTCAAT GTGGGTCCAGGATCTGTTTTGCGGGGCCCCTTGGAGAATGTCACAGCTAATGCTGT GACACCAAAACTGTATTGCAACTCTCAACAATGTCCAGATGAATTACTGAATCCACCTGACGATTGTAATGTCAATGCTTCATTGTCCTTTACTCTTCAG ATATGTCGTGTTGAAGATATCCTGGTTCAAGGTGTTATCAGAGGGTCTATTGTAAATTTTCATAGGGCAAGGACTGTTACTGTTGAATCAACTGGGACCATTAGCACCTCAAATATGG GTTGCAAAGGTGGTATTGGCAGGGGTGAAGCCTTGAGTGGTGGTTATGGTGGTAGTGGCGGTGGTTATGGTGGTAGTggcgggtatggttgttataatgGGACCTGCATTGATGGTGGTCATCCATATGGAGATCCAAATTTGCCTTGTTTTTTAGGCAGTGGAGGTGGAAATAAGAATAACACTGACTCCACTGCTGGCGGGGGTATTTTAG TGATTGGTTCATCACAACATCCTTTGTCAAGTTTGTCTATTGATGGTTCATTAGGAGCTGATGGAGGAAGTTATGTTGAAAATATTATCAACAAAAAACATGATGTTGATGATTGGTTCCAAGGATCTGGTGGTGGATCTGGTGGAAcgattcttgtgttcttgaatgcTTTGACTGTTGGTAATTCTGGAACAGTTTCAAGTGGCGGCGGTCGAGGTAGTCCAAACGGGAGCGGCGGCGGTGGTGGCGGAAGGATTCATTTTCATTGGTCACATATACCTACTGGGGATGTATATCAACCCGTTGCAACGGTTAAAGGAAACATCTCTACTTG GGGTGGACTGAGTGGAGATGAAGGTGGTGATGGGGAAACTGGAAGTGTCACTGGTAAATCTTGTCCTAAAGGGCTTTATGGGACATTTTGTGAG GAATGCCCGATTGGTACGTACAAGAATATTACAGGTTCTGAAAAGGAACTTTGTTTTGAGTGTCCATCCAATGAGCTTCCTCACCGTGCATATTACACTTACATACGAG GGGGTACTACCGAAACTCCGTGTCCTTATAAATGCATCTCAGACAAATATCATATGCCAAATTGTTACACTGCTCTTGAAGAGTTGATGGACACATTTGGTGGGCCGTGGTTATTTGGGCTTCTTCTATCAGGACTTCTTATCCTGTTGGCGCTTGTGCTTAGTGTTGCAAGGATGAAATTTGTAGGGTTTGATGAGTCAACAGGGCCTGGTCCAACCCAAGGATCTCAGATAGATCACTCATTTCCTTTCTTGGAGTCTCTTAATGAG GTTTTGGAAACCAACAGGGTTGACCAGTCTCAAGGCCATGTTCATAGGATGTACTTTATGGGACAAAATACATTCAGGGAACCTTGGCATCTTCCTCACACACCTCCAGATCAAGTGATAGATATAGT GTATGAGGGGGCATTCAATAGATTTGTAGAAGATATTAATGCATTAGCGACTTATCAATGGTGGGAGGGATCAGTGTATAGCATTCTTTATTTTCTGGCTTATCCTCTTGCATGGTCATGGCAACAATGGAGGCAGAAGTTGAAACTGCAACGACTGCGTGAGTTCGTTAGGTCCGAGTATGATCATGCTTGCTTGCGTTCATGTCGATCACGCGCTCTCTATGAAGGCCTCAAG GTTGCTGCAACGTCTGATTTAATGCTAGCTTACGTGGACTTTTTTCTTGGTGGTGATGAAAAGAGAAGCGATCTTCCTCCTCGTCTTCATCAAAGACTCCCATTGTCTCTTTTGTTTGGAGGAGATGGAAGTTACATGGCTCCTTTCTCACTTCATAGTGACAATGTGGTTACAACTCTTATGAATCAG TCTGTTCCGCCTACTACTTGGTATCGCTTTGTAGCCGGTTTAAATGCACAACTACGATTAGTTCGTCAAGGTCGACTTGGGGTAATGTTTCGTACAGTTGTTACATGGATTGAAACTTATGCTAACCCGACTTTGAAAAATTATGGTATACGGGTTGACCTTGCGTTGTTTCAAGCTACAAATGGGAACAGTTTTCAGTATGGACTTTTGGTTTCTTCTGTACGGGTTGATGGAACTATCAGAAG TAATAATGATATCACCTTTCAAGAAGATTCAACTCATGATTCAAGAGAACAAAAGGATTCAAATCAAGTGCACGTGGTTGCCAATGATAATAATATGACACAAAAAAAGAGTTACATTATGGTATTAGATATCAACAGTTTGAAAGCACTCAAGGAAAACAGAGATGTATTCTTTCCCCTCTCTTTCATAATTCATAACACCAAGCCTGTGGGCCACCAG GATCTTGTCGGTTTGGTGATCTCAATGCTGTTATTAGCAGATTTTAGTCTTGTTTTGTTAACATTGCTCCAGTTATATTCATTTTCTTTAGCACACGTGTTCTTGGTTCTATTCATATTACCTCTTGGAATATTGCTTCCATTTCCGGCTGGTATTAATGCTCTGTTTAGTCATGGACCCAGACGGTCTGCCGGGCTGGCTCGTATATACGCTCTCTGGAACATAACGTCCTTAGTCAATGTG GTGGTTGCTTTTATTTGTGGCTACGCTCATTACTCTTCTCAGCCTAGTAAAACACCTTCAGACGTTCAGGCATGGACCAT GGAGGAGAGTGAGTGGTGGATTTTTCCAGTTGCATTAGTTTTGTGTAAATGCATCCAGTCACAACTTATAAATTGGCACATAGCAAACTTGGAGATTCAAGATCGTTCGTTATATAGTAATGACAGTGCGGTGTTTTGGCAATCATCGTAG
- the LOC139856000 gene encoding uncharacterized protein isoform X1, with translation MANCIYSLIVRIMFVFVVINSDVLGSQLDLNDFGDNSDEFVRLFHQDYSPPAPPPPPPRPPSVTCEDGLGGVGSLDTTCELVDSLNLTQNMYIAGKGNFYILPNVTVSCSVIPGCEIGINITGDFRLDDNAIVIAGTFEVIAANASFGIGSLVNTTGLAGDPPEQTSGTPQGVGGAGGGYGGRGAACLLSDKKRQEDVWGGDAYSWSSLQNPWSYGSKGGTTSKEDDYGGGGGGRIKVWVNSYIEMNGTLLADGGDGGTKGGGGSGGSIFLKAYKMTGNGSISACGGDGFGGGGGGRISSDVFSRHEEPKIFVHGGNSVGCPSNAGAAGTFYDSVTRSLTVDNFNMTTDTDTLFMEVSYQPLMTNIFIQNFAKVSVPLLWSRIQVQGQISVLDGGILSFGLSQYALSEFEILAEELLMSDSIVKVYGALRMTVKMFLMWDAQLLIDVEGDKNVQNSFLEASNLIVLKGSSTIHSNANLGIHGQGLLNLSGPGDCIEAQRLVLSLFYGVNVGPGSVLRGPLENVTANAVTPKLYCNSQQCPDELLNPPDDCNVNASLSFTLQICRVEDILVQGVIRGSIVNFHRARTVTVESTGTISTSNMGCKGGIGRGEALSGGYGGSGGGYGGSGGYGCYNGTCIDGGHPYGDPNLPCFLGSGGGNKNNTDSTAGGGILVIGSSQHPLSSLSIDGSLGADGGSYVENIINKKHDVDDWFQGSGGGSGGTILVFLNALTVGNSGTVSSGGGRGSPNGSGGGGGGRIHFHWSHIPTGDVYQPVATVKGNISTWGGLSGDEGGDGETGSVTGKSCPKGLYGTFCEECPIGTYKNITGSEKELCFECPSNELPHRAYYTYIRGGTTETPCPYKCISDKYHMPNCYTALEELMDTFGGPWLFGLLLSGLLILLALVLSVARMKFVGFDESTGPGPTQGSQIDHSFPFLESLNEVLETNRVDQSQGHVHRMYFMGQNTFREPWHLPHTPPDQVIDIVYEGAFNRFVEDINALATYQWWEGSVYSILYFLAYPLAWSWQQWRQKLKLQRLREFVRSEYDHACLRSCRSRALYEGLKVAATSDLMLAYVDFFLGGDEKRSDLPPRLHQRLPLSLLFGGDGSYMAPFSLHSDNVVTTLMNQSVPPTTWYRFVAGLNAQLRLVRQGRLGVMFRTVVTWIETYANPTLKNYGIRVDLALFQATNGNSFQYGLLVSSVRVDGTIRSNNDITFQEDSTHDSREQKDSNQVHVVANDNNMTQKKSYIMVLDINSLKALKENRDVFFPLSFIIHNTKPVGHQDLVGLVISMLLLADFSLVLLTLLQLYSFSLAHVFLVLFILPLGILLPFPAGINALFSHGPRRSAGLARIYALWNITSLVNVVVAFICGYAHYSSQPSKTPSDVQAWTMEESEWWIFPVALVLCKCIQSQLINWHIANLEIQDRSLYSNDSAVFWQSS, from the exons ATGGCGAACTGTATCTATTCGCTAATCGTACGGATTATGTTCGTTTTCGTTGTAATAAACAGTGATGTGTTAGGTTCACAATTGGATTTGAATGATTTTGGAGATAATAGTGATGAGTTTGTGAGATTGTTTCATCAGGATTACTCGCCGCCGGCGCCGCCACCACCTCCGCCGCGTCCTCCGTCGGTAACATGTGAGGATGGATTAGGTGGCGTTGGTTCGTTAGATACTACTTGTGAGTTAGTTGATAGTTTGAATTTAACTCAGAATATGTATATAGCAGGAAAGGGGAATTTTTATATCCTTCCTAATGTGACGGTGAGTTGTTCGGTTATTCCAGGGTGTGAGATTGGAATAAATATTACAGGTGACTTCAGATTGGACGACAACGCCATTGTTATAGCTGGGACGTTTGAGGTTATCGCTGCAAATGCGAGTTTTGGGATAGGTTCTCTTGTGAATACCACTGGTTTAGCTGGTGATCCACCTGAGCAGACTAGTGGGACTCCTCAAGGGGTTGGTGGAGCTGGTGGAGGATATGGGGGAAGAGGTGCGGCGTGTTTGTTAAGTGATAAGAAGCGTCAGGAGGATGTTTGGGGAGGTGATGCGTATTCGTGGTCGAGTTTACAGAATCCATGGAGTTATGGAAGTAAAGGTGGGACTACAAGTAAGGAAGAtgattatggtggtggtggtggtgggaggATTAAAGTTTGGGTAAATAGTTATATCGAGATGAATGGCACTTTGTTGGCGGACGGTGGAGATGGTGGTACAAAGGGTGGTGGTGGTTCAGGTGGCAGCATATTCCTTAAGGCTTATAAAAT GACTGGAAATGGCAGTATAAGTGCTTGTGGAGGTGATGGTTTTGGTGGTGGGGGAGGGGGAAGAATATCTAGTGACGTGTTTAGCAGGCATGAAGAACCTAAAATCTTCGTCCATG GTGGTAATAGTGTAGGCTGTCCATCAAATGCGGGTGCTGCAGGCACTTTTTATGATTCTGTAACCCGAAGCCTTACAGTTGATAATTTCAACATGACAACTGACACAGACACTCTTTTTATGGAGGTCTCTTATCAGCCTCTTATGACAAATATATTTATTCAAAATTTCGCCAAGGTTTCTGTTCCCTTGCTTTGGAGTCGTATCCAG GTTCAAGGGCAAATCAGTGTTCTGGATGGAGGTATTTTGAGCTTTGGATTATCACAGTATGCTTTGTCAGAATTCGAAATACTTGCAGAAGAGCTGTTGATGAGTGATTCGATAGTAAAG GTTTATGGTGCTCTGCGCATGACTGTAAAAATGTTCTTAATGTGGGATGCACAATTGCTTATTGATGTCGAGGGTGACAAGAATGTGCAGAATTCTTTTCTTGAGGCTAGCAATCTTATCGTTCTCAAG GGATCTTCTACCATACACTCAAATGCCAATCTTGGGATTCATGGACAAGGTTTATTGAACTTATCAGGCCCTGGAGACTGTATTGAAGCTCAACGTCTTGTTCTATCTTTGTTTTATGGTGTCAAT GTGGGTCCAGGATCTGTTTTGCGGGGCCCCTTGGAGAATGTCACAGCTAATGCTGT GACACCAAAACTGTATTGCAACTCTCAACAATGTCCAGATGAATTACTGAATCCACCTGACGATTGTAATGTCAATGCTTCATTGTCCTTTACTCTTCAG ATATGTCGTGTTGAAGATATCCTGGTTCAAGGTGTTATCAGAGGGTCTATTGTAAATTTTCATAGGGCAAGGACTGTTACTGTTGAATCAACTGGGACCATTAGCACCTCAAATATGG GTTGCAAAGGTGGTATTGGCAGGGGTGAAGCCTTGAGTGGTGGTTATGGTGGTAGTGGCGGTGGTTATGGTGGTAGTggcgggtatggttgttataatgGGACCTGCATTGATGGTGGTCATCCATATGGAGATCCAAATTTGCCTTGTTTTTTAGGCAGTGGAGGTGGAAATAAGAATAACACTGACTCCACTGCTGGCGGGGGTATTTTAG TGATTGGTTCATCACAACATCCTTTGTCAAGTTTGTCTATTGATGGTTCATTAGGAGCTGATGGAGGAAGTTATGTTGAAAATATTATCAACAAAAAACATGATGTTGATGATTGGTTCCAAGGATCTGGTGGTGGATCTGGTGGAAcgattcttgtgttcttgaatgcTTTGACTGTTGGTAATTCTGGAACAGTTTCAAGTGGCGGCGGTCGAGGTAGTCCAAACGGGAGCGGCGGCGGTGGTGGCGGAAGGATTCATTTTCATTGGTCACATATACCTACTGGGGATGTATATCAACCCGTTGCAACGGTTAAAGGAAACATCTCTACTTG GGGTGGACTGAGTGGAGATGAAGGTGGTGATGGGGAAACTGGAAGTGTCACTGGTAAATCTTGTCCTAAAGGGCTTTATGGGACATTTTGTGAG GAATGCCCGATTGGTACGTACAAGAATATTACAGGTTCTGAAAAGGAACTTTGTTTTGAGTGTCCATCCAATGAGCTTCCTCACCGTGCATATTACACTTACATACGAG GGGGTACTACCGAAACTCCGTGTCCTTATAAATGCATCTCAGACAAATATCATATGCCAAATTGTTACACTGCTCTTGAAGAGTTGATGGACACATTTGGTGGGCCGTGGTTATTTGGGCTTCTTCTATCAGGACTTCTTATCCTGTTGGCGCTTGTGCTTAGTGTTGCAAGGATGAAATTTGTAGGGTTTGATGAGTCAACAGGGCCTGGTCCAACCCAAGGATCTCAGATAGATCACTCATTTCCTTTCTTGGAGTCTCTTAATGAG GTTTTGGAAACCAACAGGGTTGACCAGTCTCAAGGCCATGTTCATAGGATGTACTTTATGGGACAAAATACATTCAGGGAACCTTGGCATCTTCCTCACACACCTCCAGATCAAGTGATAGATATAGT GTATGAGGGGGCATTCAATAGATTTGTAGAAGATATTAATGCATTAGCGACTTATCAATGGTGGGAGGGATCAGTGTATAGCATTCTTTATTTTCTGGCTTATCCTCTTGCATGGTCATGGCAACAATGGAGGCAGAAGTTGAAACTGCAACGACTGCGTGAGTTCGTTAGGTCCGAGTATGATCATGCTTGCTTGCGTTCATGTCGATCACGCGCTCTCTATGAAGGCCTCAAG GTTGCTGCAACGTCTGATTTAATGCTAGCTTACGTGGACTTTTTTCTTGGTGGTGATGAAAAGAGAAGCGATCTTCCTCCTCGTCTTCATCAAAGACTCCCATTGTCTCTTTTGTTTGGAGGAGATGGAAGTTACATGGCTCCTTTCTCACTTCATAGTGACAATGTGGTTACAACTCTTATGAATCAG TCTGTTCCGCCTACTACTTGGTATCGCTTTGTAGCCGGTTTAAATGCACAACTACGATTAGTTCGTCAAGGTCGACTTGGGGTAATGTTTCGTACAGTTGTTACATGGATTGAAACTTATGCTAACCCGACTTTGAAAAATTATGGTATACGGGTTGACCTTGCGTTGTTTCAAGCTACAAATGGGAACAGTTTTCAGTATGGACTTTTGGTTTCTTCTGTACGGGTTGATGGAACTATCAGAAG TAATAATGATATCACCTTTCAAGAAGATTCAACTCATGATTCAAGAGAACAAAAGGATTCAAATCAAGTGCACGTGGTTGCCAATGATAATAATATGACACAAAAAAAGAGTTACATTATGGTATTAGATATCAACAGTTTGAAAGCACTCAAGGAAAACAGAGATGTATTCTTTCCCCTCTCTTTCATAATTCATAACACCAAGCCTGTGGGCCACCAG GATCTTGTCGGTTTGGTGATCTCAATGCTGTTATTAGCAGATTTTAGTCTTGTTTTGTTAACATTGCTCCAGTTATATTCATTTTCTTTAGCACACGTGTTCTTGGTTCTATTCATATTACCTCTTGGAATATTGCTTCCATTTCCGGCTGGTATTAATGCTCTGTTTAGTCATGGACCCAGACGGTCTGCCGGGCTGGCTCGTATATACGCTCTCTGGAACATAACGTCCTTAGTCAATGTG GTGGTTGCTTTTATTTGTGGCTACGCTCATTACTCTTCTCAGCCTAGTAAAACACCTTCAGACGTTCAGGCATGGACCAT GGAGGAGAGTGAGTGGTGGATTTTTCCAGTTGCATTAGTTTTGTGTAAATGCATCCAGTCACAACTTATAAATTGGCACATAGCAAACTTGGAGATTCAAGATCGTTCGTTATATAGTAATGACAGTGCGGTGTTTTGGCAATCATCGTAG
- the LOC139855015 gene encoding uncharacterized protein: MSERVQFLNGLWSFTWSWLRNPYGRAVNDLNNLVSLIKDNAKLGNGSSSWICNLESNGSYTSRSVAAKIDESLLSSSSSGQETMRNKLLPHKIGIFIWRSTKKRLPVRFELDKRGIDLDSLLCPMCGDDVETFDHIIYNCNHAKEIWDGVYRWWGKNRPPDISYDNLFKGSGFEGLTSKSKDIWQAVEWVTGYLIWKNRNQKVFHNNSWASSKIINEIQVKVYGWINNRSHAKVLDWQQWLLNQSNMGFPRVNNLDPG; encoded by the coding sequence ATGAGTGAAAGAGTGCAGTTTCTGAACGGGTTGTGGAGCTTCACATGGTCTTGGTTGAGAAATCCGTATGGTAGAGCTGTAAATGATCTAAACAATTTAGTTTCTCTAATTAAAGACAATGCTAAACTTGGGAACGGTAGCAGCTCATGGATTTGCAACTTGGAAAGTAACGGAAGTTACACCTCAAGGTCTGTTGCAGCTAAAATTGACGAATCTCTACTCTCGAGCAGCTCTTCGGGTCAAGAAACAATGCGAAATAAGCTTCTTCCGCACAAAATTGGCATCTTTATTTGGAGATCGACAAAGAAGAGACTTCCGGTACGGTTTGAACTAGACAAACGGGGGATCGATCTTGATTCTCTACTTTGTCCAATGTGTGGTGACGATGTGGAAACATTTGATCATATCATATACAATTGTAATCACGCGAAAGAAATTTGGGACGGTGTATATAGGTGGTGGGGTAAGAATCGGCCCCCTGATATTAGCTATGATAATCTCTTCAAAGGTTCGGGTTTTGAGGGACTCACAAGTAAAAGCAAAGATATATGGCAAGCGGTTGAGTGGGTCACGGGTTATCTCATTTGGAAAAATAGAAATCAAAAAGTTTTTCATAACAACTCGTGGGCCTCCTCGAAGATCATCAACGAAATTCAAGTGAAAGTTTACGGGTGGATTAATAATCGTTCACATGCTAAAGTTCTTGATTGGCAACAATGGTTGTTGAACCAAAGTAACATGGGTTTCCCTCGCGTAAACAACCTGGATCCTGGCTAG